CCTGCCGTGACGTTCGTGCCGTCCGGTTGGCACGATTCGACGACGAGACGTTGCAACTGCGCCAGCTCGAGGACGACGTCCATGCCGCAGAAGACGCCGTCTGCCTTGGCACTGACCGTGGCGAGCGACGTCTCGCGGTGGTCAATCAAGGCACTCGAGGCGTCCCCAAACCCGATGTCCTCATGTAAAAATGCTGTCAGCTGTTCGCGCAAGGCGATTTTGTTCATCTGAATCCTCCGTTCTTATGACGGCACTGGCCAACAGGCGTGCCGCTTTCAGACTCAACGTCTGTTCACTTAATTGTCTTGACACGTGTTTCGTCTGTGCCAGTTGTTGGGTATTTTCTAAGAAACTTACGATTTCGCCAATCTGAGGCGAGATTGTCAACCATTCCCCAATCTGTTGCCGATAGCGGCTGAACAGATCATCCGAAACCTCATACACGGTCGTCTCGTTCACCGTGAACGGCTTCTCCTCCACCGTCACCGCTGCCGCCACCCGCTTCCCGAACACCCAGCATTCGAGTAACGAATTTGACGCCAGTCGATTTTTCCCGTGGACGCCCGAATCGGCGACCTCACCAACCGCATATAACCCAGCGACGGTCGTCCGCCCGTCTACGTCGACGTCCACACCGCCCATATGAAAATGTAGCCCGGGCCGCACTGGGATCCGCGTCGCGTCGAGCCCATACATCCGGCACGTCTCGACGAGTTTCGGGAACCGTTCATCAATTCGCTCGACGCGACTCGTATCCAAGTAGACGGTGCCGTCATGACGCGTGAGTGACCGAGCGACCTCGTCCCTAGGGGCGAGGCTTCCGAGTGGATGGTGAGCCATCACGTGACGTCCTGACGCATCGACGAGCGTTGCGCCTGCTCCTCTTAACGCTTCCGTGACGAGGTGGGGCGAATCGACCGCGAGTAACGTCGGGTGGAATTGGATACGAGACAAGTTCTTGAGTCTCGCCCCGACCTCGTCCGCCAAGACGAGCCCGTCCCCCGTGACCGAGCGACAATTCGACGTCCAATCGATGAGTCCACCGATTCCCCCGGTCGCCAAGACGACGGCTCCGGCCTGGACGTGAAGACGTGTCTTTCCGTTGAATCCGGTCGCCCCGGTCACGCGGTCGTCGGTCTTCACCAACGAATCGATCAATACGTGTTCCATGACGGTCACGTTATCCGGCAATTGACGACGAAGCGTAGCCATCACGTGACGTCCGGTCTCGTCCCCGCCGACGTGAAAGATTCGATTCATGCCATGCGCCCCTTCACGTCCGACGGCGTACTCAGCACCCTCCCGGTCGAAGACGACACCGAAGCGCTCCAAATCGCGGATCGCGCTCCGTCCTTCTTCGACGAGTGTATAGACACGGTCGGGCACGGCTGCGAGTTTCGAGGCGACGAGCGTATCCCGCTCATGGTCGACACTCGACGGCTCCAAATACGAGCTCGCAATCCCGCCTTGGGCCAGATCTGAGTTCGCGCTTGTCACTTCATGCTTAGAGACGACAAGGACGTTCAATGAATGAGGCAAATGGAGTGCCACCGTCACGGCGGCCAAGCCAGCCCCAACGATCAACACATCGACCCGTTCAAACTGTAAAGACATCTGTATATCACCTGTTTTTCATATGTAATGTTGACTTGTAAACTAGTTTCGCATAATTTTGTGAAGAAGACAACATGAGAAAAGGGGAACTTACGATGAACCGTTACTTTGATTATGCGGCGACGCACCCGATGACAAAATCCGCTCTCGACCATTACGTGGCCATGGCACGAAGCGTATACGGTAACCCGTCTTCCCTCCACACGCACGGCTATATGGCGGAAGATTACTTGACCGAATCCCGACGGTTGTTGAAGCAGGCGCTCGGGCTCGACATGCTCCGCGGCAAGCTCCTCTTCACCGGAAGCGGCTCCGAAAGCAACTACATCGCCCTCACGAGTCTCCGGAAGCGCATGAAAGGCAGTGAAGTCATCACGTCGTGGCAAGAGCACGACTCGGTCGCGCTTCTGCTTGACGAGTGGGAAGCAGAAGGCGTGATCGTTCACCGCTTGAAGCTGAAGGACGGACGGTTCGACCACGAGACGTTCACGCATTTGCTCGACCGTGACATCGGGCTCGTCACGTTCCAACACGTCAACTCGGACACCGGATGGACGCTCCCGCTCCACAACATCCTCTGCCAGTTGAAATATAAGAAAGTGTTGTTCCACGTCGACGGCGTCCAGGCGCTCGGCAAGATCCCGGTCTCCGTCGACGGGATTGACGCCTATTCGTTCAGCGCCCATAAAGTCGGGGGCCCGAAAGGCGTCGGCGGCCTCTATATGGAACGGCTGTTGCCACCGCCCTATTATCCGGGACACCATCAATACGGGATCCGTCCCGGCACCATCGACGTGCCCGGCATCTGCGCTTTCGTCAAAGCGTTCACCGACCGTCACGAGCAACGGACACGTCATGAAAGAAATTTCTTGGCGTTTCGTGCTATCTTGAAAGAGAAGACATCGTCTTACGTGGATTGGCTCGAGTTCGACCAGCAAAGCCCCGCCATCTTCTCGTTCGTCTCGAAACAGCGGGACGGGCAATGGTGGATGACCGAACTCGACGGGCTCGGGTTCCAAGTGTCGGCAGGGTCGGCCTGTCGGGCCGGCCAGAACGGACCGAACCGGATGCTCGAGTCGCTCGGCTATGAGACGAGCGCCTGTCACGGGCTCGTCCGCATTTCTTTCGGCGAAGACACGACCGTCGAGGCCACGACGGCACTCGCCGAAGCCATCGTCACTTTAGCAAGGAGAGTTGGATCTTATGAACAAACGCTTAGCCGGTGAAGAACGCCGGCGCACGTTACTGGAAATGATTGAACAGAGTTCCGAGCCGATCACAGGCTCCGAGCTCGCCCGCCGCGTCGCCGTCAGCCGACAAGTCGTCGTCCAAGACTTGTCGCTCTTGAAGGCGAAGGGCCATCAGATCGTCGCGACCGCCCGCGGCTACGTCTATCTACCAGGTGAGGCGTCACCGTCCGCCTATACCCGTAAAATCGTCTGTCGCCACGAGGCCGAGGACATGGAAGCGGAGATGAACGCCATCGTCGACGAGGGCGTCACGATTCGCGACGTCATCATCGACCATCCGGTCTACGGTTCATTGACCGGGCAATTGATGGTGAAGAGCCGTCGCGACGTCCGTGCTTTCCTCGAACGGGTCGAGGCGAACCAAGCCGCCCCGCTGTCGCATTTGACGGGTGGTCTCCACATTCATACGCTCGAGGCCGATAGTGAAGACGCCATTGATGCCGCCGTCTCAGAACTTGAACGGCTCGGCGTCCTCGTCTCCGAGCTCGACTAAGATGTCACAAATACGTGACATCTTTTCTTTTGCTTTCGACTCATGTTCGTTATACTGATGGATGGAATGCATCCTGTACAAAATTTGGAAAGGGGGAAACGGTCATGTGGCACTTTCTCGAGCAACTGTTGCTCGGGTGTGGCGTTTTTAGCGTCCCGCTCGGCATCTTCATCCAACTCATCCCGAACGAGCTCGTGCTCGCCTACGGCGGCTACCTGACCGGATCTCTCGACACCTCGTTCCTGTTCGTCTTCCTGCTCGCCTGGGCGGCGTTCGTCATCAGTCAAATCGTCTTATATGGGATTGGCCGCTACGGAGGACGCCCTGTCGCCCTTCGCCTCTATCGGTCGTTCCGCATCAGCGAGGCGAAGCAACGCCGGGCCGAGACTTGGTTCGAGACGTACGGCGCTTGGATCGTCTGTCTGAGCGTCATTTGGCGCCAACTGTTCGCCGTCAGCGCCGGGGTCATGCGGTTATCGTTCCGGAAGTTTTTGACGGTGACCGTCCTCATCTTCGCCGTTTGGTCGTTCATCTTCGTCAAACTCGGGATGATGCTCGGCGACAATTGGCGTCACATCGGTGAAGTCACACACGGGTTCTTGCCGTACGTCGGCATCGGCATCGGGCTGTTCTTTCTCATCCGCTATATCCGTGCGAATCCGCGCCTATTCAAAAAGTCAGCCTGAGCAGATGCGCTCGAGCTGACTTTTTTTGATATAGAGGGAAAACGGATCGTGATGACGAATATAGAGTTATGAGGAAAGCGTTTTTTTCTCGGAATAGAGACAGCCACCTTCAAAGGAGGAATTACCATGTTCCATCGTCGAAAAACGTACACCATCCGTCCTGAACGCTTAGACGAATTCACCGAATTTTTCCATACATACCTGTATCCGATTCAGGTATCGCACGGCGCACGGCTCGTCGGTCGTTGGGTGACCGAAGACAAGAGCGAGGTCATGGCCCTGTGGGAATACCGCGACCGCGAGCACTACGAGCAAGTCGAACGCGATTACCGTTCGAGCGGCTTGCGCCGCGAGGCGATGAAGAAGCGGGCCCGTCTCGGCAAAGATTTATATATCAAATCGAGTGAGGAGTTCATGATGCCGACC
This sequence is a window from Exiguobacterium mexicanum. Protein-coding genes within it:
- a CDS encoding L-aspartate oxidase, with the translated sequence MSLQFERVDVLIVGAGLAAVTVALHLPHSLNVLVVSKHEVTSANSDLAQGGIASSYLEPSSVDHERDTLVASKLAAVPDRVYTLVEEGRSAIRDLERFGVVFDREGAEYAVGREGAHGMNRIFHVGGDETGRHVMATLRRQLPDNVTVMEHVLIDSLVKTDDRVTGATGFNGKTRLHVQAGAVVLATGGIGGLIDWTSNCRSVTGDGLVLADEVGARLKNLSRIQFHPTLLAVDSPHLVTEALRGAGATLVDASGRHVMAHHPLGSLAPRDEVARSLTRHDGTVYLDTSRVERIDERFPKLVETCRMYGLDATRIPVRPGLHFHMGGVDVDVDGRTTVAGLYAVGEVADSGVHGKNRLASNSLLECWVFGKRVAAAVTVEEKPFTVNETTVYEVSDDLFSRYRQQIGEWLTISPQIGEIVSFLENTQQLAQTKHVSRQLSEQTLSLKAARLLASAVIRTEDSDEQNRLARTADSIFT
- a CDS encoding cysteine desulfurase family protein, which codes for MNRYFDYAATHPMTKSALDHYVAMARSVYGNPSSLHTHGYMAEDYLTESRRLLKQALGLDMLRGKLLFTGSGSESNYIALTSLRKRMKGSEVITSWQEHDSVALLLDEWEAEGVIVHRLKLKDGRFDHETFTHLLDRDIGLVTFQHVNSDTGWTLPLHNILCQLKYKKVLFHVDGVQALGKIPVSVDGIDAYSFSAHKVGGPKGVGGLYMERLLPPPYYPGHHQYGIRPGTIDVPGICAFVKAFTDRHEQRTRHERNFLAFRAILKEKTSSYVDWLEFDQQSPAIFSFVSKQRDGQWWMTELDGLGFQVSAGSACRAGQNGPNRMLESLGYETSACHGLVRISFGEDTTVEATTALAEAIVTLARRVGSYEQTLSR
- a CDS encoding transcription repressor NadR, with the translated sequence MNKRLAGEERRRTLLEMIEQSSEPITGSELARRVAVSRQVVVQDLSLLKAKGHQIVATARGYVYLPGEASPSAYTRKIVCRHEAEDMEAEMNAIVDEGVTIRDVIIDHPVYGSLTGQLMVKSRRDVRAFLERVEANQAAPLSHLTGGLHIHTLEADSEDAIDAAVSELERLGVLVSELD
- a CDS encoding DedA family protein, producing MWHFLEQLLLGCGVFSVPLGIFIQLIPNELVLAYGGYLTGSLDTSFLFVFLLAWAAFVISQIVLYGIGRYGGRPVALRLYRSFRISEAKQRRAETWFETYGAWIVCLSVIWRQLFAVSAGVMRLSFRKFLTVTVLIFAVWSFIFVKLGMMLGDNWRHIGEVTHGFLPYVGIGIGLFFLIRYIRANPRLFKKSA